A window of Theileria parva strain Muguga chromosome 4 map unlocalized ctg_529, whole genome shotgun sequence genomic DNA:
AAATATAATACCTTTGTTGATCATCTTTAATATTGGAGGATATTCTAAAGCAGCTGATACCCTTTCCTTGTCCAACAGCTGTTTATTTATCGTTTCTTCAGTGTTATGTGTTcctaataaaaattaatcagTTATATTTGTCTACCTTTAGATATTTGTACGtcgattttaaaatatggCGGTAAACTTTGGTACAGCTTTACAAAGATCATGAGTCCGATTATGGATGCCTATAATTAATAAGATTTCCAAATGTttgaatttatttacttgAGTGCAATGAGGAACTGTGGGCGAGAAGAAAACCGAAACGGTAGACGTATCTTCGTCTATGAAAATGTTATCCTTAGAAACCACGTTTAAATCCTCCAAGGAATACGAATATTCTGGGTCCTTGATTGTTCTAATTATATCAAATATCTCCTAAAATTGGATACTTTCTTTGGAAAACTAACCTCTTCATCAAATGACTCAAATTGATTAGAAGGTTGAAATAGGCTTGTATTATTGGTTCCGGAGCTGTTATTCACTccatataaatttgttgtgTCATCTGCCGATGTATGGACCAAGTTATAAGAAGAATCATCACAGCAATCATCGTCTTGATCATTTGGGATACAGGATTTCGTTGAATGTTTGTATAAAATAggatttttattatctaactccatttactaattatttacataatttaaacaaatttaaattttttaaaaataattttagtaaataattgtatgGTTGTGGGTGTAAGAGTGGCCATAAGTACCAAGAATTATATTCTTAACatttaacatattatcAATTAGAAGAAATTCAAAACTTTTATTAAGAAGGCTTCTTTTTCGAATAAATTTCGGACTTTTCAAGCGAATAGAACATTACTCCGAGGGTacactaaaattaaaattatcagtGTGTAAGCTTACAATCAGTGCTGCGACTACTTTTCCGGGTGTTATTTTCTGACTTCCGTCGATGTATGAGAACAAGAAGTGGTCTGCGAAAACCACTAGAACAATCCTCAATGCCTTTAAAACTCCGCAACATACTGACCCGCACtctttaataatatagtagTATACTGACGATCTTCCAAAATTGGAGAGGAAGAGTATACCTAAAATCTTCAAAACATTctaaaacaaataatatgtAGTTTAGAATTACTTGTAGGTCAAATGGGTTTATTTCTTTATCTGTCGCAAATAGTGTTTTTCTCTGAGGGAACGTCCAGACCATTGTCCATATTGAGAACACACTGAGTGAGGTTAATCTACATTTCCATGATTAACTGGTTTACATACCCCATCATACACACCAGATTCGGTCCTTCGATTTCATCCTTTTTGAGTAAAATCTCTCCGATTATTGAGTTGAGAGCGCTCTAAGGAAGATGTACAGAAAGTTAACTTACCACCATGGACGCGAGCATTACTAGAAAGAATCCCAGAATGTGTAATGAAGTTATATATTCCGTCTGGACGTAACCACTTAGTGCAAgtgaaaatgatataaGTGATATTGACAGCCAAGTTAAACTGGTAACAGTTTGCTTGAGAATTAGTTTCGAGAATAGTGCCAAGAATAGAGTTGTTGTACTTGATGCGattgaataaattgatGGTCCACAGTATACCAATCCAGCTACTCACTCATATagatattattatacttacCTTTTTCCACAACTTGGTGTAGAATATCCATCATTGATAGGATGATTGGATATCTCCATTTTTCTTGACTAAATTGCTCATAATGAATGAATTGACTTACAAGATTGACTTTTTCGTTGGATATGTCCCTACGAATACCATTGCCAAATATGTCGGAAatagaaatgtgtaggttCCACtctgtaaaaaatttaagttAGTAGTCTAAGTACCGGCGTTCCTCCATTCTTTCTCAGCAATAAAATCTAAAACTTtttaagaatattttaaacaaaccAGAAGTGGTTGAGCAGTATTAGTTAGGACAAAAACGAACATATAAAACAGAATTGGGAGAGATAGATTTCCAAATAGTGATTTTACTGAGAAGCCTGGGCTCTTATAGAAACTAGTTTCAGGTTTTAAAAGATCAGTTGTATGATTTACTAACAAAAAATCTGAATCAGCAACCAAAGTTAATTCATCTTTTGATTGTTCCTCTTCTACATTTGCGGGAGTTGAAGGCGTCGTTGTTACTACTTTTTGTAGCGGAGATGTGCTAGAATCAGTTGTGGTTAACGCCTCTATTGAGCCCGGCAATCTGGAATTATCGAAAGATCCTGTGACTTCCTTTCTCTGGAATAAACCTTCCATCAACTCCTGGTTGCCAACGAAGGTTTTATCCACATCTAGCAGATAGGAATCTGAAAATTGttcaaaattattctcAGACATGGcatttcaaaattataacTCAGATATTTTGAAATGTTCAACTATAGACAActatgaataataaataagtgtaaGTGTGAATAAATAAGAAATAGTTTTTATTTCTAGATTCCATAAATGTTGTGCATAGAAATTAGAAAAAAAGATGCCCATGAATggagaaaattaaataaatttaaaatacacatttattaaacattattagAAATTAATGGAAGACAAATAAAAAGTTGATTAATTTCACATTATACAAAGGTAATATGtcataataatttataaaggAATAATAAGGGCTCAAATAGATGTGTATTAAAATAGACAAAATTCTTATACATGATGATGTGACCTATGTATAAGATTAGGggtatttaaaatatttagagtttagtatttattaataatgtgtagtgTGTAGGTGATTTAGTTCAAGAGAaatttttgataattttccTAGCAATATATTtcaattaaatttttattgttttgggtaaatataaagaaaTCAAATTGGgatttttgataaattggTGATCTTTCAATATTGACGCCCCATTCAGATGACATAAGAGCTTGCACATCATCTATAGGCAAAATAATCATAATcttgaaaaatatattttatataactGTTCTAGTAACAaaagttttattttttgtttttctCTATTCTGTagaaatgaaaaataaccTTTATATGTCTTAAAGTAAACAACGTCAAGACAAGAGGGCTCTA
This region includes:
- a CDS encoding Triose-phosphate Transporter family protein gives rise to the protein MSENNFEQFSDSYLLDVDKTFVGNQELMEGLFQRKEVTGSFDNSRLPGSIEALTTTDSSTSPLQKVVTTTPSTPANVEEEQSKDELTLVADSDFLLVNHTTDLLKPETSFYKSPGFSVKSLFGNLSLPILFYMFVFVLTNTAQPLLILLLRKNGGTPSGTYTFLFPTYLAMVFVGTYPTKKSIFQEKWRYPIILSMMDILHQVVEKAGLVYCGPSIYSIASSTTTLFLALFSKLILKQTVTSLTWLSISLISFSLALSGYVQTEYITSLHILGFFLVMLASMVSALNSIIGEILLKKDEIEGPNLVCMMGLTSLSVFSIWTMVWTFPQRKTLFATDKEINPFDLQNVLKILGILFLSNFGRSSVYYYIIKECGSVCCGVLKALRIVLVVFADHFLFSYIDGSQKITPGKVVAALICTLGVMFYSLEKSEIYSKKKPS
- the AE7 gene encoding MIP18 family protein, yielding MELDNKNPILYKHSTKSCIPNDQDDDCCDDSSYNLVHTSADDTTNLYGVNNSSGTNNTSLFQPSNQFESFDEEEIFDIIRTIKDPEYSYSLEDLNVVSKDNIFIDEDTSTVSVFFSPTVPHCTQASIIGLMIFVKLYQSLPPYFKIDVQISKGTHNTEETINKQLLDKERVSAALEYPPILKMINKGIYHTDQDYSMFEQSW